A stretch of the Uranotaenia lowii strain MFRU-FL chromosome 3, ASM2978415v1, whole genome shotgun sequence genome encodes the following:
- the LOC129751514 gene encoding UPF0046 protein C25E10.12 isoform X1: MKVDIHPLTEDPTSAWKELSKSQRVIKINAKPPTTDVPANKIRVVCMSDTHSLTHHIKFDIPDGDIFVHAGDFTRCGKLDEVIDFNNWLEKLPHKHKLVIAGNHELSFDHTFTHPFQNATGGCCKKTGSTILDEIPTLGNSKESLAEAVKTENIHQHLSNCTYLQDKCIELYGLKIYGTPWQPEFCKWAFNVKRGKDCLEKWENIPENVDILITHTPPVGHGDLCCSGVRAGCVELLTTVQQRVKPRYHVFGHVHEGYGITSDGKIIFINASTCDINYLPNNHPIVFDITLPKGRSKEEA; this comes from the exons ATGAAAGTTGATATCCATCCTCTCACGGAAGATCCAACTTCCGCTTGGAAGGAACTTTCAAAATCCCAGCGTGTCATCAAAATCAATGCAAAGCCTCCGACTACGGATGTCCCCGCAAACAAGATCCGGGTTGTTTGTATGTCGGATACACATTCGCTCACCCACCACATCAAGTTTGACATTCCGGATGGAGATATCTTTGTTCATGCGGGTGATTTCACTCGGTGCGGAAAGTTGGACGAGGTCATCGATTTCAACAACTGGCTGG aaaaacttccGCACAAACACAAACTGGTCATAGCGGGAAATCATGAACTTAGCTTCGATCACACCTTCACGCATCCCTTTCAAAATGCCACCGGAGGCTGCTGCAAGAAAACTGGTTCTACCATTCTTGACGAAATACCAACACTTGGTAATTCGAAG gAGAGCCTAGCGGAAGCAGTGAAAACGGAAAATATTCATCAGCACTTGAGCAACTGCACCTATCTGCAGGATAAGTGCATTGAGCTGTATGGTCTCAAAATTTACGGCACGCCCTGGCAACCGGAGTTTTGCAAGTGGGCCTTTAATGTGAAGCGCGGCAAAGATTGCCTGGAAAAGTGGGAGAATATTCCAGAAAATGTTGATATCTTGATAACCCATACGCCTCCAGTTGGTCATGGAGATCTTTGCTGTTCGGGAGTACGTGCCGGGTGTGTAGAGTTGCTAACGACAGTTCAGCAACGAGTCAAACCACGGTATCACGTATTTGGACATGTTCATGAAGGCTACGGGATTACTTCCGATggtaagattatttttattaacgcTTCTACTTGTGACATCAACTATTTACCGAACAATCATCCTATCGTATTTGATATTACTCTGCCAAAAGGCAGAAGCAAAGAAGAGGCCTAA
- the LOC129751514 gene encoding UPF0046 protein C25E10.12 isoform X2, translated as MKVDIHPLTEDPTSAWKELSKSQRVIKINAKPPTTDVPANKIRVVCMSDTHSLTHHIKFDIPDGDIFVHAGDFTRCGKLDEVIDFNNWLEKLPHKHKLVIAGNHELSFDHTFTHPFQNATGGCCKKTGSTILDEIPTLGNSKESLAEAVKTENIHQHLSNCTYLQDKCIELYGLKIYGTPWQPEFCKWAFNVKRGKDCLEKWENIPENVDILITHTPPVGHGDLCCSGVRAGCVELLTTVQQRVKPRYHVFGHVHEGYGITSDAQKMTLETLNNKHGRKINYAQHTLIKKKVY; from the exons ATGAAAGTTGATATCCATCCTCTCACGGAAGATCCAACTTCCGCTTGGAAGGAACTTTCAAAATCCCAGCGTGTCATCAAAATCAATGCAAAGCCTCCGACTACGGATGTCCCCGCAAACAAGATCCGGGTTGTTTGTATGTCGGATACACATTCGCTCACCCACCACATCAAGTTTGACATTCCGGATGGAGATATCTTTGTTCATGCGGGTGATTTCACTCGGTGCGGAAAGTTGGACGAGGTCATCGATTTCAACAACTGGCTGG aaaaacttccGCACAAACACAAACTGGTCATAGCGGGAAATCATGAACTTAGCTTCGATCACACCTTCACGCATCCCTTTCAAAATGCCACCGGAGGCTGCTGCAAGAAAACTGGTTCTACCATTCTTGACGAAATACCAACACTTGGTAATTCGAAG gAGAGCCTAGCGGAAGCAGTGAAAACGGAAAATATTCATCAGCACTTGAGCAACTGCACCTATCTGCAGGATAAGTGCATTGAGCTGTATGGTCTCAAAATTTACGGCACGCCCTGGCAACCGGAGTTTTGCAAGTGGGCCTTTAATGTGAAGCGCGGCAAAGATTGCCTGGAAAAGTGGGAGAATATTCCAGAAAATGTTGATATCTTGATAACCCATACGCCTCCAGTTGGTCATGGAGATCTTTGCTGTTCGGGAGTACGTGCCGGGTGTGTAGAGTTGCTAACGACAGTTCAGCAACGAGTCAAACCACGGTATCACGTATTTGGACATGTTCATGAAGGCTACGGGATTACTTCCGATg CACAAAAGATGACATTAGAGACGCTTAACAATAAACATggacgaaaaataaattatgcaCAGCacacattaataaaaaaaaaagtttactga
- the LOC129751513 gene encoding tubulin alpha-8 chain-like, with product MREVLSISVGQAGCQIGNACWQLFTLEHGIQADGTMSAKIPLDENMAAFFQSTDTDKVVPRNIFIDLEESVVSEMRNGPYKYLYHPLYMITGKEDAANNYARGHYTVGKQIIEQVRTAIQKMAEQCDGLQGFLVFHSFGGGTGSGFTSLLMQQLASEYGKKCKLEFAVFPAPKIATAVVEPYNCVLSTSTTMSNSDCCFIMDNEAIYEICTKNLQIGRPDYIDLNALVAQAVSSATASLRFKGTMNVDLNEFQTNLVPYPRVHYPLVSYAPLHSASKAQHEFSSVAEITNACFEPANMMVRCDPRHGKYMACCMLYRGDVVPKDINSAIAAIKSKRHIAFVDWCPTGFKIGINQQAPSVLPGGALVKPKRAVCMLSNTTAISDAFARVNQQFDLMYKKRAFVHWYVGEGMEEGEFSEAREDLATLERDYEEVAGDTQYANEEGDGSDYEY from the exons ATG CGTGAAGTTCTTTCAATAAGTGTCGGCCAGGCAGGATGCCAAATTGGGAACGCATGCTGGCAGCTGTTCACGCTCGAACATGGCATTCAGGCAGATGGTACGATGAGCGCAAAAATTCCCCTGGACGAAAATATGGCAGCATTTTTCCAGAGCACCGACACAGACAAAGTGGTACCGAGAAATATATTCATAGACCTGGAAGAATCGGTGGTCTCGGAAATGCGCAATGGACCCTACAAATATCTGTACCATCCGTTGTACATGATCACAGGCAAAGAAGATGCTGCGAATAACTACGCCAGGGGTCATTACACTGTCGGTAAGCAGATTATCGAACAGGTTCGTACGGCTATCCAAAAAATGGCCGAACAGTGCGATGGATTACAGGGTTTTCTAGTATTCCATTCGTTTGGAGGAGGTACTGGCTCTGGATTCACTTCGTTGTTAATGCAACAATTGGCATCCGAGTATGGTAAGAAATGCAAATTGGAGTTTGCAGTGTTTCCGGCTCCTAAAATTGCAACTGCTGTTGTTGAACCTTACAACTGCGTTTTGTCAACGAGTACTACAATGTCCAATTCCGATTGTTGTTTCATTATGGATAACGAAGCTATATACGAGATTTGTACGAAAAACTTACAGATAGGTCGTCCAGATTACATAGATTTGAATGCTCTGGTTGCGCAAGCCGTATCGTCAGCCACAGCTTCATTGAGATTCAAAGGAACTATGAATGTAGACTTGAACGAGTTTCAGACAAATTTGGTACCCTACCCACGAGTCCATTACCCGTTGGTGTCTTACGCCCCATTGCATTCGGCTTCGAAGGCTCAGCATGAGTTTTCTTCGGTAGCAGAAATAACTAATGCATGTTTTGAGCCGGCCAACATGATGGTCAGATGTGATCCACGTCACGGTAAATACATGGCTTGTTGTATGCTTTACCGAGGAGATGTAGTCCCGAAGGATATCAACAGTGCCATAGCGGCTATCAAAAGCAAACGACACATTGCTTTCGTGGATTGGTGCCCCACGGGATTCAAGATCGGTATCAATCAACAGGCCCCGTCCGTTTTACCAGGGGGTGCCTTGGTCAAACCCAAGCGTGCTGTGTGTATGCTATCGAATACAACTGCCATTTCTGACGCTTTTGCCCGGGTTAATCAGCAATTCGATCTAATGTACAAAAAGCGGGCTTTTGTCCATTGGTATGTCGGCGAAGGAATGGAGGAAGGCGAATTCAGCGAAGCACGAGAGGATCTAGCAACCCTGGAAAGGGATTACGAGGAAGTCGCTGGAGATACGCAATACGCAAACGAGGAGGGAGATGGTTCGGATTATGAATACTGA
- the LOC129755096 gene encoding ribose-phosphate pyrophosphokinase 1 isoform X2, giving the protein MPVRSSDPIRARSLIRNNLEKSSNNSQQQQLLQSRMPNIKVFSGSSHPDLASRIVDRLGIDLGKVVTKKFSNLETCVEIGESVRGEDVYIVQSGSGEINDNLMELLIMINACKIASASRVTAVIPCFPYARQDKKDKSRAPISAKLVANMLSVAGADHIITMDLHASQIQGFFDIPVDNLYAEPAVLKWIRENISEWRNSIIVSPDAGGAKRVTSIADRLNVEFALIHKERKKANEVASMVLVGDVKDRVAILVDDMADTCGTIVHAADKLVEAGATKVYAILTHGIFSGPAISRINNACFEAVVVTNTIPQDGHMKDCPKIQCIDVSMMFAEAVRRTHNGESVSYLFSNVPY; this is encoded by the exons ATGCCAGTCAGGTCGTCTGATCCGATTCGCGCCAGAAGTCTTATCCGCAACAACTTGGAGAAGTCAAGCAACAacagccagcagcagcagctcctGCAATCCAGAATGCCCAATATCAAGGTCTTCTCCGGTTCGTCTCATCCGGATCTGGCATCAAGGATTGTGGACCGGTTGGGCATCGATCTCGGCAAAGTGGTCACCAAAAAGTTCAGCAATCTTGAGACATG TGTCGAAATCGGTGAATCCGTCCGCGGCGAAGATGTCTACATTGTGCAGTCCGGATCCGGAGAAATCAACGACAACCTGATGGAATTGTTGATTATGATAAATGCGTGCAAGATTGCTTCGGCATCGCGCGTAACCGCTGTGATTCCCTGTTTCCCGTATGCCCGACAAGACAAGAAGGACAAG AGTCGTGCGCCAATTTCAGCTAAATTGGTAGCGAATATGTTATCTGTCGCTGGGGCAGACCATATAATCACCATGGACTTACATGCCTCTCAGATCCAG GGTTTCTTCGACATCCCGGTGGATAACCTGTATGCCGAACCAGCTGTGCTCAAGTGGATCCGAGAGAACATCAGTGAATGGCGAAACTCCATCATCGTTTCGCCGGACGCCGGAGGCGCGAAGCGTGTGACATCGATCGCCGATCGGTTAAACGTGGAGTTTGCTCTGATTCATAAAGAACGGAAGAAGGCTAACGAGGTCGCTTCGATGGTTTTGGTCGGTGACGTTAAAGATCGTGTTGCCATCCTTGTCGACGATATGGCCGACACCTGCGGCACAATTGTTCATGCTGCCGATAAGTTGGTGGAAGCAGGGGCAACCAAAGTGTATGCTATTCTCACTCATGGTATATTTAGCGGACCCGCTATATCACGAATAAATAACGCTTGTTTCGAGGCCGTCGTAGTGACCAACACCATACCACAGGACGGTCACATGAAAGACTGTCCGAAAATCCAG tgCATTGACGTATCTATGATGTTTGCAGAAGCCGTCCGACGAACTCACAACGGCGAAAGTGTTTCCTATCTGTTTTCGAACGTTCCTTATTAA
- the LOC129755096 gene encoding ribose-phosphate pyrophosphokinase 1 isoform X1, whose protein sequence is MPVRSSDPIRARSLIRNNLEKSSNNSQQQQLLQSRMPNIKVFSGSSHPDLASRIVDRLGIDLGKVVTKKFSNLETCVEIGESVRGEDVYIVQSGSGEINDNLMELLIMINACKIASASRVTAVIPCFPYARQDKKDKAGDDKLAMLMKTNEWKFRSRAPISAKLVANMLSVAGADHIITMDLHASQIQGFFDIPVDNLYAEPAVLKWIRENISEWRNSIIVSPDAGGAKRVTSIADRLNVEFALIHKERKKANEVASMVLVGDVKDRVAILVDDMADTCGTIVHAADKLVEAGATKVYAILTHGIFSGPAISRINNACFEAVVVTNTIPQDGHMKDCPKIQCIDVSMMFAEAVRRTHNGESVSYLFSNVPY, encoded by the exons ATGCCAGTCAGGTCGTCTGATCCGATTCGCGCCAGAAGTCTTATCCGCAACAACTTGGAGAAGTCAAGCAACAacagccagcagcagcagctcctGCAATCCAGAATGCCCAATATCAAGGTCTTCTCCGGTTCGTCTCATCCGGATCTGGCATCAAGGATTGTGGACCGGTTGGGCATCGATCTCGGCAAAGTGGTCACCAAAAAGTTCAGCAATCTTGAGACATG TGTCGAAATCGGTGAATCCGTCCGCGGCGAAGATGTCTACATTGTGCAGTCCGGATCCGGAGAAATCAACGACAACCTGATGGAATTGTTGATTATGATAAATGCGTGCAAGATTGCTTCGGCATCGCGCGTAACCGCTGTGATTCCCTGTTTCCCGTATGCCCGACAAGACAAGAAGGACAAG GCAGGCGATGATAAGCTGGCCATGTTGATGAAGACCAATGAATGGAAGTTTCGG AGTCGTGCGCCAATTTCAGCTAAATTGGTAGCGAATATGTTATCTGTCGCTGGGGCAGACCATATAATCACCATGGACTTACATGCCTCTCAGATCCAG GGTTTCTTCGACATCCCGGTGGATAACCTGTATGCCGAACCAGCTGTGCTCAAGTGGATCCGAGAGAACATCAGTGAATGGCGAAACTCCATCATCGTTTCGCCGGACGCCGGAGGCGCGAAGCGTGTGACATCGATCGCCGATCGGTTAAACGTGGAGTTTGCTCTGATTCATAAAGAACGGAAGAAGGCTAACGAGGTCGCTTCGATGGTTTTGGTCGGTGACGTTAAAGATCGTGTTGCCATCCTTGTCGACGATATGGCCGACACCTGCGGCACAATTGTTCATGCTGCCGATAAGTTGGTGGAAGCAGGGGCAACCAAAGTGTATGCTATTCTCACTCATGGTATATTTAGCGGACCCGCTATATCACGAATAAATAACGCTTGTTTCGAGGCCGTCGTAGTGACCAACACCATACCACAGGACGGTCACATGAAAGACTGTCCGAAAATCCAG tgCATTGACGTATCTATGATGTTTGCAGAAGCCGTCCGACGAACTCACAACGGCGAAAGTGTTTCCTATCTGTTTTCGAACGTTCCTTATTAA
- the LOC129753873 gene encoding tubulin alpha-8 chain-like, whose protein sequence is MREVISIHIGQAGCQIGESCWPLFCLEHGVLADGKLDANQNIDENMTTFFHNTQSGRVVPRNMFIDLENSVINGIKAGPYKHLYHPQHMITGKEDAANNYARGHYTVGRQIIEQVSNAIRKQSEQCDGLQGFLVFRSFGGGTGSGFTSLLMQKIAMDYGKKCKLEFAIYPAPRISTAVVEPYNSVLTTHTTMDSSDCCFMIDNEATYDICTKNLQIGRPDYGHLNTLVAQVVSSVTASLRFKGTMNVDLNEFQTNLVPYPRVHFPLVAYAPLLSASKARHEFSSVSEITHAAFSQENTLVKCDPRTGKYMACCLLYRGDVVPKDINSAIAAIKAKRHISFVDWCPTGFKIGINHQAPLVPPGGDLAKPKRAVCMLSNSTAISGAWERLNQKFDLMYRKRAFVHWYVGEGMEEGEFSEAREDLASLERDYEEVGTDTGADDLADDEY, encoded by the exons atG CGAGAAGTGATTTCCATACACATCGGACAGGCCGGGTGCCAAATTGGAGAGTCATGCTGGCCTCTGTTCTGTCTAGAACATGGCGTCCTTGCTGATGGTAAACTGGATGCCAACCAGAATATAGACGAAAATATGACCACGTTTTTTCACAACACGCAATCGGGTCGAGTTGTGCCACGAAACATGTTTATCGATTTGGAAAATTCCGTCATCAATGGGATAAAAGCAGGGCCCTATAAACATTTGTACCATCCGCAGCATATGATCACGGGTAAGGAAGATGCAGCCAATAACTATGCTCGAGGTCATTACACGGTTGGTCGTCAGATCATCGAGCAAGTATCGAACGCGATTCGCAAACAGTCGGAACAGTGCGATGGGCTACAGGGCTTCTTGGTGTTTCGATCCTTTGGCGGAGGCACTGGTTCTGGCTTTACGTCGTTGTTGATGCAAAAAATAGCTATGGACTATGGGAAAAAGTGTAAACTCGAATTTGCGATCTATCCGGCACCCAGAATCTCGACCGCGGTAGTGGAACCGTATAACAGTGTTCTAACAACACATACCACGATGGACAGTTCCGATTGCTGTTTCATGATCGACAACGAGGCTACCTACGATATCTGCACTAAAAACCTTCAAATTGGAAGGCCTGACTATGGTCACCTGAACACTCTCGTGGCACAAGTAGTATCATCGGTTACCGCCTCGCTACGTTTCAAAGGTACGATGAACGTAGATTTGAACGAGTTTCAAACCAATTTGGTGCCCTATCCGCGAGTCCACTTCCCCCTAGTTGCATACGCCCCTCTTCTGTCGGCGAGCAAGGCACGGCATGAATTCTCTTCCGTGTCCGAAATCACCCATGCCGCTTTTAGCCAGGAAAACACCTTAGTCAAATGCGATCCGAGAACGGGAAAATACATGGCCTGTTGTCTGCTTTATCGGGGTGATGTCGTTCCGAAAGACATCAACAGCGCCATAGCGGCCATCAAAGCCAAACGGCACATCTCTTTTGTGGATTGGTGCCCAACCGGATTCAAGATCGGTATCAACCATCAGGCACCTCTTGTACCGCCCGGTGGGGATTTGGCCAAACCCAAACGAGCTGTCTGCATGCTTTCGAATTCGACCGCAATTTCTGGGGCCTGGGAAAGGTTGAACCAGAAGTTTGATCTCATGTATCGAAAGCGAGCATTCGTGCATTGGTACGTTGGCGAAGGGATGGAGGAGGGTGAATTTAGTGAAGCTCGCGAGGATCTGGCTTCCCTCGAACGAGACTACGAAGAGGTCGGAACCGACACTGGTGCAGACGATTTAGCCGATGATGAATATTGA